One genomic window of Tatumella citrea includes the following:
- the rnz gene encoding ribonuclease Z, translated as MYLTFLGTCAGTPSLQRNVTAIALTLPAAGDWLFDCGEATQHQYMRSALKPGKLEKIFITHLHGDHIFGLPGLLTSRSMGSISQPLTIYGPPGIQAFVDNALSLSSSWVSFPLEIIEIEGGVIVDNGEYRVTAYPLNHVVPCFGYRIEQYDKPGLLDAPRLKADGIPTGPWFQQLKQGETITLPDGRQVDGKDYLGPPVKGKSVAIFGDTAPCSESLSLAANVDVMVHETTLEASMAEKANGRGHSTTLQAAQAASDAGAKRLIATHFSSRYGAQDLPRLLAECQSVFPATELANDFSVFEI; from the coding sequence ATGTACCTTACCTTTCTGGGCACTTGTGCAGGAACTCCCAGCCTGCAACGAAATGTCACGGCAATTGCCCTGACTTTACCGGCTGCAGGAGACTGGCTGTTTGACTGCGGTGAAGCCACCCAGCACCAGTATATGCGCAGTGCGCTTAAACCCGGCAAGCTGGAAAAAATCTTTATTACTCATCTGCATGGTGATCATATCTTTGGTCTGCCGGGGCTGTTGACCAGCCGTTCTATGGGTAGCATCAGTCAGCCACTGACCATCTATGGCCCGCCCGGAATTCAGGCATTTGTCGATAATGCTCTGTCGCTCAGCAGCTCCTGGGTCAGCTTCCCACTGGAGATTATCGAAATTGAAGGCGGGGTCATTGTGGATAACGGTGAGTACCGGGTGACAGCTTACCCGTTAAATCATGTCGTACCCTGTTTTGGCTATCGTATTGAACAATATGACAAGCCGGGATTGTTGGATGCACCACGGCTGAAAGCGGATGGGATTCCTACCGGCCCGTGGTTTCAGCAACTGAAACAGGGCGAAACCATCACGTTACCTGACGGACGCCAGGTGGATGGCAAAGATTATCTTGGACCGCCGGTAAAAGGTAAATCAGTGGCTATTTTCGGCGATACAGCACCCTGCAGCGAAAGCCTGAGTCTGGCGGCGAATGTTGATGTGATGGTGCATGAAACGACGCTGGAAGCTTCAATGGCAGAGAAAGCGAATGGTCGCGGGCACTCCACAACCCTACAGGCGGCGCAGGCAGCCAGTGATGCCGGAGCAAAGCGGCTGATTGCCACACATTTCAGTTCGCGTTATGGCGCTCAGGATCTGCCGCGGTTGCTGGCCGAATGCCAGTCAGTCTTTCCTGCAACTGAGCTGGCAAACGACTTTTCGGTATTTGAAATCTGA
- the gorA gene encoding glutathione-disulfide reductase: MTKHYDYLAIGGGSGGIASINRAAMYGKKCALIEAKELGGTCVNVGCVPKKVMWHAAQISEAIRLYGPDYGFDTTINHFDWATLVKSRSAYIDRIHTSYDNVLGKNKVDVIKGFARFIDAHTVEVNGEQITADHILIATGGRPSHPDIPGAELGIDSDGFFELDALPKRVAVVGAGYIAVEIAGVVNGLGAETHLFVRKQSPLRQFDPMLSETLVEVMNAEGPSLHTHSVPQKVEKNADGSLTLSLENGDQFTVDCLVWAIGREPATDNLNLQASGVALNEQGYIVVDKFQNTNVAGVYAVGDNTGAVELTPVAVAAGRRLSERLFNNKPDEHLDYSNIPTVVFSHPPIGTVGLSEPEAREQYGDEAVKVYKSSFTAMYTAVTSHRQPCRMKLVCVGPEEKIVGIHGIGFGVDEMLQGFAVALKMGATKKDFDNTVAIHPTGAEEFVTMR; encoded by the coding sequence ATGACTAAACATTATGACTATCTTGCTATTGGCGGCGGCAGTGGCGGTATTGCCTCGATTAACCGTGCAGCAATGTATGGGAAAAAATGCGCCCTGATTGAAGCCAAAGAGCTGGGCGGTACTTGTGTCAACGTCGGTTGCGTGCCGAAAAAAGTCATGTGGCACGCAGCACAAATCTCCGAAGCCATTCGTTTGTATGGCCCTGACTATGGTTTTGATACCACCATTAATCATTTTGACTGGGCGACGCTGGTAAAAAGCCGTAGTGCCTATATCGACCGTATCCACACCTCTTATGACAACGTGCTGGGGAAAAATAAGGTTGATGTGATTAAAGGTTTTGCACGGTTTATCGATGCACACACCGTAGAAGTTAACGGTGAGCAGATCACTGCTGACCACATTCTGATCGCCACCGGCGGACGTCCGAGCCACCCCGATATCCCGGGTGCTGAGCTGGGAATTGATTCAGACGGTTTCTTTGAACTGGATGCTCTGCCGAAACGCGTCGCCGTGGTCGGTGCCGGTTATATTGCTGTAGAGATTGCCGGTGTGGTAAACGGACTGGGTGCCGAAACTCATCTGTTCGTCCGTAAACAATCTCCGCTGCGCCAGTTTGATCCAATGCTGTCTGAAACGCTGGTAGAAGTGATGAATGCCGAAGGCCCGTCACTGCACACTCACTCAGTGCCGCAGAAAGTAGAAAAGAATGCCGATGGCAGTCTGACTCTGAGCCTGGAAAATGGCGACCAGTTTACCGTCGACTGTCTGGTATGGGCGATTGGTCGTGAGCCAGCCACCGATAATCTGAACCTGCAGGCCAGTGGTGTTGCACTGAATGAGCAGGGTTACATTGTGGTGGATAAATTCCAGAATACCAATGTCGCGGGTGTCTATGCGGTGGGCGATAACACTGGCGCAGTGGAGCTGACTCCGGTCGCTGTTGCTGCAGGACGTCGTCTGTCAGAACGCTTATTTAACAACAAACCGGATGAGCATCTGGATTACAGCAACATCCCGACGGTAGTATTTAGCCACCCGCCAATCGGCACCGTGGGGCTGTCTGAACCTGAGGCGCGGGAGCAATACGGTGATGAAGCCGTCAAAGTCTACAAATCATCATTTACTGCGATGTATACCGCTGTCACCAGCCACCGCCAGCCGTGCCGGATGAAACTGGTTTGCGTGGGCCCGGAAGAAAAAATTGTCGGTATCCACGGCATCGGTTTTGGGGTGGATGAGATGTTGCAGGGCTTTGCGGTCGCACTGAAAATGGGTGCCACTAAAAAAGACTTCGACAACACCGTGGCTATCCACCCGACAGGCGCCGAAGAATTTGTCACCATGCGTTAA
- a CDS encoding helix-turn-helix domain-containing protein, with product MQFTVGMRSEMVYLDIGEVASRSGNTPSALRHYEKLGLISSVARHGLRRQFLPEVLLQLRLISMGQLAGFSLEELAGMFGQDRALDLPREKLHQKADELDRQIEQLTVLRNTLRHVADCPASSHMECPTFLRLLNVAGKMPKGNAVKRHHITRAAQRRSDTGR from the coding sequence TTGCAATTTACTGTCGGTATGAGGTCAGAGATGGTGTATCTGGATATTGGTGAAGTAGCCAGCAGGAGCGGGAATACGCCTTCGGCGTTGCGGCATTATGAAAAGCTGGGGCTGATTTCATCGGTAGCACGACATGGTTTACGGCGTCAGTTTCTGCCGGAAGTCTTGCTACAGCTCCGTCTGATATCGATGGGACAACTGGCAGGGTTTTCGCTGGAAGAGCTTGCCGGGATGTTTGGTCAGGACCGTGCGTTAGATCTGCCGAGGGAAAAGCTACACCAGAAAGCCGATGAACTGGACCGGCAGATAGAGCAGCTTACGGTGCTGCGCAATACTCTGCGTCATGTGGCGGACTGTCCGGCATCTTCACATATGGAATGCCCGACATTCCTGCGGTTACTGAATGTGGCGGGTAAAATGCCAAAAGGTAATGCAGTAAAGCGACATCACATAACCCGGGCAGCCCAGCGGCGGAGTGATACAGGACGCTGA
- a CDS encoding aspartate aminotransferase family protein, whose amino-acid sequence MSESIDTSALNLQSHWMPFSANRNFQRDPRFIVSAQGRWLTDDKGRQLFDSLSGLWTCGAGHCRSEIQQAVAKQLGSLDYAPAFQYGHPLSFKLAEKIAERMPGDLNHVFFTGSGSESADTAVKMARGYWRAKGQPAKTKFIGRARGYHGVNIAGTSLGGIGGNRKMFGQFMDVDHLPHTLQTDQAFTPGMAATGGVELANEMLKLIELHDASNIAAVIVEPLSGSAGAIIPPQGYLQRLREICDQHNILLIFDEVITGFGRMGRWTGAEYFGVTPDILNFAKQITNGAIPMGGVVASSEIYHTYMSQALPEHSVEFGHGYTYSGHPVACAAGLATLELLEKDNLVAQSAELAPVFESALHNLRSCPNVIDIRNCGLVGAIQLAPRDGDAVIRPFDAGMALWKAGFYVRFGGDTLQFGPMFNTRPEELDRLFDAVGESLHQIA is encoded by the coding sequence ATGTCTGAGTCAATTGATACTTCTGCTCTTAATTTGCAGTCTCACTGGATGCCATTCAGTGCTAACCGTAACTTTCAACGCGACCCGCGTTTTATTGTCTCTGCGCAGGGGCGCTGGCTGACCGACGATAAAGGGCGTCAACTGTTTGACAGCCTGTCAGGACTTTGGACCTGTGGTGCCGGGCACTGTCGCAGTGAGATCCAGCAAGCGGTAGCCAAACAGCTCGGTTCACTGGATTATGCTCCGGCCTTTCAGTACGGACATCCGCTGTCATTTAAACTGGCAGAGAAGATTGCAGAGCGTATGCCTGGTGATCTGAATCATGTATTTTTCACCGGCTCAGGCTCAGAATCTGCCGACACTGCGGTCAAAATGGCTCGTGGTTACTGGCGTGCTAAAGGGCAGCCGGCGAAAACCAAATTTATCGGCCGCGCCCGTGGTTATCATGGCGTCAATATTGCCGGAACCAGCCTTGGCGGGATCGGTGGTAACCGTAAGATGTTTGGTCAGTTTATGGATGTTGACCATCTGCCACATACCCTGCAAACCGATCAGGCTTTTACGCCGGGTATGGCCGCAACTGGCGGAGTGGAATTAGCTAACGAGATGTTGAAGCTGATTGAACTGCATGATGCTTCCAACATTGCCGCAGTCATTGTTGAACCGTTGTCCGGATCGGCTGGAGCAATCATTCCGCCGCAAGGCTATCTGCAACGGCTTCGTGAAATCTGCGATCAACACAATATTCTGCTGATTTTTGATGAGGTCATCACCGGATTTGGCCGGATGGGTCGCTGGACTGGAGCTGAATACTTTGGTGTTACACCGGATATTCTGAATTTTGCCAAACAAATCACCAACGGCGCGATCCCGATGGGTGGGGTGGTTGCCAGCAGTGAAATCTATCACACCTATATGTCACAGGCATTGCCGGAACATTCAGTAGAGTTCGGACATGGCTACACTTACTCCGGGCATCCGGTTGCCTGTGCCGCCGGACTGGCGACTCTGGAACTGCTGGAGAAAGATAATCTGGTTGCTCAGTCAGCCGAGCTGGCACCGGTATTTGAAAGCGCGCTGCATAATCTGCGCAGCTGCCCGAATGTGATCGATATTCGTAACTGCGGGCTGGTTGGGGCTATTCAGCTGGCACCTCGTGACGGAGATGCGGTAATCCGGCCATTCGATGCAGGAATGGCATTATGGAAAGCCGGGTTTTATGTCCGGTTCGGCGGCGATACCTTACAGTTTGGCCCGATGTTTAATACCCGCCCTGAAGAACTGGATCGCTTGTTCGATGCAGTGGGTGAATCTCTGCATCAGATCGCCTGA
- a CDS encoding LysR family transcriptional regulator, with translation MKSLSLARVSDFDLKLLRIFRTVAGCGSFSAAEGILGISRPAISQHMSDLEKRLGMRLCQRGRGGFSLTAEGREVLQLSETMMASIETFRQQVNQMHKQLRGDFNIGIINNLVTQPMMKLTHALESLRSQGPGIHISLTMTTPTEIEQALMDGRYHVGALPLTSPLSGLDYLPLYEEKSSLYCSHTHPLFYRGDEIAPGELHRYDAIAPAERMTAETVRLHQLLNCTATASDREGIAFLILTGRFIGFLPDHYAAHWQEKGLMRPVAPQLLHFTHTIALATRKGRQPNAILQLFIDSLSAAE, from the coding sequence ATGAAAAGCTTATCCCTTGCCCGGGTCAGTGACTTTGACCTTAAATTGCTGAGGATTTTCCGGACAGTCGCTGGCTGTGGCAGCTTTTCTGCCGCTGAAGGAATACTGGGGATTTCCCGCCCGGCAATCAGTCAGCATATGAGTGATCTGGAAAAGCGTCTGGGAATGCGGCTATGTCAGCGTGGTCGGGGAGGATTTTCTCTCACCGCTGAAGGGCGGGAAGTGTTGCAGCTCAGCGAAACCATGATGGCTTCTATCGAGACATTCCGTCAGCAGGTCAACCAGATGCACAAGCAACTGCGCGGTGATTTCAATATCGGTATTATCAATAATCTGGTCACCCAGCCAATGATGAAACTCACTCATGCGCTGGAGAGTCTGCGTAGCCAGGGACCGGGGATTCATATTTCACTGACCATGACCACCCCTACCGAAATTGAGCAGGCTCTGATGGATGGCCGCTATCATGTGGGCGCCCTGCCTTTGACTTCCCCGCTGTCAGGGCTGGATTATCTGCCGTTATACGAGGAAAAATCGTCGCTGTATTGCAGCCATACACATCCACTTTTTTATCGTGGTGATGAAATCGCTCCGGGTGAATTACACCGTTATGACGCCATCGCTCCGGCCGAACGAATGACGGCCGAAACCGTCCGCCTGCATCAGTTGCTGAACTGTACAGCCACCGCATCTGACCGGGAAGGTATCGCTTTTCTGATCCTCACCGGGCGCTTTATTGGCTTTTTGCCGGATCATTATGCCGCCCACTGGCAGGAAAAAGGTCTGATGCGACCAGTCGCACCACAACTGCTACATTTCACCCATACCATCGCGCTGGCAACCCGCAAAGGGCGGCAGCCTAATGCTATCCTGCAGCTGTTTATTGATTCCCTTTCTGCTGCTGAATAA
- a CDS encoding CitMHS family transporter — protein sequence MLTVLGFAMVVCFMYLIMTKRMSALIALIIVPTLFALAGGFYQGLGEMMLDGVKKLAPTGVMLTFSILYFGLMIDAGLFNPLVRFILKIVRGDPLRVLAGTAILTLLVSLDGDSSTTYMIAIAAFLPLYRKLGMNILAMTCLVNLASGIMNLSPWGGPTARAAAALRIDALDIFIPMIPAMLLACCSLVGVAVWFGLRERRRLGVISPENLFTDSAASGMPDDESGSEHLRPKMFWPNLILTTVLLVMLVMGTLPIQILFMLAFAVAAMLNYPSLAQQKERIAAHAGNVLAVTSLIFAAGVFTGILSGTGMVDAMAKSLLSVIPHSFGPYLAIFTALISLPFTFFMSNDAFYFGILPVISQTAEGYGISAEEIARASIVGQPFHLLSPLVPSVYLLVGLAKVDIGDHQRFSIKWGIFISLALLVGGIIFGAIPVYHQG from the coding sequence GTGTTAACTGTGCTGGGTTTTGCAATGGTCGTCTGCTTTATGTATTTGATCATGACTAAACGGATGTCGGCTCTGATTGCCTTGATCATCGTGCCAACTCTTTTTGCACTGGCAGGGGGATTTTATCAGGGGCTAGGTGAGATGATGCTGGATGGGGTAAAAAAACTGGCCCCGACCGGAGTCATGCTGACATTCTCCATCCTTTACTTTGGTCTGATGATTGATGCCGGGCTGTTTAACCCACTGGTTCGCTTTATTCTGAAAATCGTCCGGGGGGATCCGTTAAGAGTTTTGGCCGGGACTGCTATTCTGACCCTGCTGGTTTCACTCGACGGAGACAGTTCAACGACCTATATGATTGCTATTGCTGCCTTTTTACCACTGTACCGCAAACTGGGGATGAATATCCTGGCAATGACCTGTCTGGTTAATCTGGCCAGTGGCATTATGAATCTGTCACCGTGGGGAGGCCCTACCGCCCGGGCAGCAGCAGCCCTCAGAATTGATGCGTTGGATATCTTTATCCCAATGATACCTGCCATGCTGTTGGCTTGCTGTTCACTGGTAGGGGTGGCGGTGTGGTTTGGCCTGCGGGAGCGTCGTCGGCTGGGCGTTATATCGCCTGAAAACTTGTTTACAGACTCTGCTGCTTCAGGGATGCCAGACGACGAATCCGGCTCAGAACATCTCCGGCCAAAAATGTTCTGGCCAAACCTGATACTGACGACGGTGTTACTGGTGATGTTGGTGATGGGGACGTTGCCTATTCAGATCCTGTTTATGCTGGCATTTGCTGTCGCTGCGATGCTGAATTACCCCTCTCTTGCACAGCAGAAAGAGAGAATTGCCGCACATGCCGGTAACGTACTGGCAGTAACCTCGTTAATTTTTGCCGCAGGGGTTTTTACCGGAATTTTATCGGGGACAGGGATGGTCGATGCGATGGCGAAAAGCCTGTTATCTGTCATTCCACATAGCTTTGGGCCGTACCTTGCTATTTTCACTGCGCTGATCAGTCTGCCGTTTACCTTTTTTATGTCAAATGACGCGTTTTACTTCGGCATTTTGCCGGTGATTTCTCAGACTGCAGAAGGGTATGGGATTTCAGCAGAGGAAATTGCCAGAGCTTCGATTGTCGGACAACCATTCCATTTACTGAGCCCACTGGTTCCTTCGGTCTATCTGCTGGTCGGTCTGGCCAAAGTAGACATCGGAGACCACCAACGTTTTTCTATCAAGTGGGGGATCTTCATCAGTCTGGCATTGTTGGTAGGTGGAATTATCTTTGGTGCTATCCCGGTTTACCATCAGGGGTAA
- a CDS encoding YlcI/YnfO family protein yields the protein MKMSTSKTRAKHIRFPHHMLEDIQESLKKESSENFSAWVIEACRIRLRKST from the coding sequence ATGAAAATGAGCACCTCAAAGACACGCGCTAAACATATTCGTTTTCCGCACCATATGCTGGAGGATATTCAGGAATCGTTGAAGAAAGAGAGCAGCGAAAACTTTTCTGCCTGGGTAATCGAAGCCTGTCGTATCCGGCTGAGAAAGAGCACCTGA
- a CDS encoding NAD-dependent malic enzyme, with amino-acid sequence MSMETTTLSGIDLLHNAANNKGTAFNEQERKNNGLEGLLPPSVESLDLQVRRVLNHLDSKKDDLERYIYLIGLEERNEVVFYKTVMSDPKRFIPILYDPIVADACLEFGHIYRRPRGMYITRHMKGRMAEVLKNWPVKDVRFICVSTGGRILGLGDIGANGMGIPIGKLQLYTACAAVPPDCLLPVLFDIGTTNEKLRADPLYLGTREAPVSEQELDELTEEFVQAVQTVFPGCCIHFEDWKGTDAIRYLDRYKDKVLCYNDDIQGTASVALAGIASAMNITGANLAEQRVLFYGAGSAGIGIGKLICAELQDLGLSEEQARSRIAYMDINGLIETSRQDLTPEQRQFALNAQPTRDLVQVIEDFKPTILFGVSTSAGAFTRPVVEKMSEINSRPVIFALSNPTSKVECTAEQAYLWSKGQALFAAGVQFPEFEMNDKTFWPGQANNFYIYPAIGLATYAARPLLLNDECFIVAAHATAEQVTPEMQKKGMLYPSQDNILETEITTAVRIIEYMFDSGLAQAERPANIRSWLEAMLYKPHY; translated from the coding sequence ATGTCTATGGAAACTACAACTCTTTCCGGTATCGATTTACTGCATAATGCGGCCAATAATAAAGGCACCGCGTTTAATGAACAGGAGCGTAAAAATAACGGCCTGGAAGGGTTATTGCCTCCTTCTGTAGAATCTCTCGACCTTCAGGTACGTCGTGTACTGAATCACCTGGACAGTAAAAAAGATGATCTTGAGCGTTATATTTATCTGATTGGCCTTGAAGAACGTAATGAAGTGGTGTTTTACAAAACAGTCATGTCTGATCCGAAACGCTTCATCCCGATCCTGTATGATCCAATCGTTGCGGACGCCTGTCTGGAATTCGGCCACATCTATCGTCGGCCACGCGGAATGTATATCACCCGCCATATGAAAGGCCGTATGGCCGAAGTACTGAAAAACTGGCCGGTAAAAGATGTCCGTTTTATTTGTGTTTCTACCGGCGGACGCATTCTGGGTCTTGGTGATATTGGTGCGAATGGTATGGGCATTCCTATCGGTAAACTGCAGCTTTACACTGCCTGTGCCGCAGTTCCTCCGGACTGTTTGCTGCCAGTATTATTCGATATTGGTACCACTAATGAAAAACTACGTGCCGATCCACTGTATCTGGGTACCCGCGAAGCTCCGGTCAGTGAACAGGAACTGGATGAACTCACTGAAGAGTTTGTACAGGCCGTACAAACCGTATTCCCGGGTTGCTGTATCCATTTCGAAGACTGGAAAGGTACCGACGCTATTCGCTATCTGGACCGTTATAAAGATAAAGTTCTGTGTTACAACGATGATATTCAGGGCACTGCCAGCGTCGCTCTGGCAGGTATCGCCAGCGCGATGAACATTACTGGCGCGAATCTGGCAGAGCAACGGGTGCTGTTCTATGGTGCCGGCTCAGCAGGTATCGGTATTGGTAAACTGATTTGTGCCGAACTGCAGGATTTAGGCCTTTCTGAAGAGCAGGCCCGCTCCCGGATCGCTTATATGGATATCAACGGGCTGATCGAAACCTCCCGCCAGGATCTGACCCCGGAACAACGGCAATTTGCGCTGAATGCTCAGCCTACCCGTGATTTGGTTCAGGTGATTGAAGATTTCAAACCAACCATTCTGTTCGGCGTCAGTACCAGTGCTGGTGCCTTTACCCGGCCAGTGGTAGAAAAAATGAGCGAGATTAACTCACGCCCTGTTATTTTTGCACTTTCCAACCCCACCAGCAAAGTTGAATGTACTGCTGAACAGGCTTACCTGTGGTCAAAAGGCCAGGCGCTGTTTGCTGCCGGTGTCCAGTTCCCTGAATTTGAAATGAATGACAAAACATTCTGGCCGGGTCAGGCAAATAATTTCTATATTTATCCTGCTATTGGCCTGGCCACCTACGCAGCCAGACCACTGCTGTTAAATGATGAATGTTTTATTGTTGCCGCCCATGCCACTGCTGAACAGGTGACACCTGAAATGCAGAAAAAAGGCATGTTATACCCAAGCCAGGACAATATTCTGGAAACAGAAATCACCACTGCCGTGCGTATTATTGAATATATGTTCGACAGTGGACTGGCACAGGCTGAACGTCCGGCGAATATCCGCAGCTGGCTGGAAGCCATGCTTTATAAACCTCACTATTAA
- a CDS encoding aspartate:alanine exchanger family transporter, whose translation MNFFISTLHENPDIAIYLTLALGAWFGTFKIRKFSLGVVTSTLIAGLLIGQLGLHISPVMQATFFDMFLFAVGYAVGPEFIRALKSDGLPQVIFTVIICLSGLGTALILGKIFHYDTALTAGLLSGGYTNSTVLGVASSVMSQNAAAAAALLPVAYAVTYPFGTAGSAWFLATLGPKLMGINLPEACKDYEKTHSHHQEIKYSAYNAHVARALTIENPDFDQKTVAQAEEMLGHKVFIRRIRYQPQSPVIQCEAETVLTCGAEIIASGSLQDIVASQSLIGPESADINLLNFATEKLDIVLSKQAARGKTLGDLLYNEFSRPGHGIFLLSVTRADEILPPDIDLALKAGDVLTVKGAGKDVAELAAKTGYADRNTNSSDLMFMCAGIAIGCLIGAITIHVGGIPLSLGTNVGAIVAGVICGYIRSVKRTFGKIANPAIWLLNNLGLNGFIAIVGINAASGFIGGLKHYGLPLFICGIIVTLVPLILGLILGRYVFRFHPGILFGVCAGARSTTAALGAIQDAAKSSVPAIGYTVGYAVSRLVMAVLTIVLLNIY comes from the coding sequence ATGAACTTCTTTATTTCTACTCTGCATGAAAACCCCGATATTGCCATTTACCTGACTCTGGCATTAGGTGCATGGTTTGGTACATTCAAAATCCGAAAATTCAGCCTCGGGGTGGTGACCAGTACTTTAATTGCCGGCCTGCTGATCGGTCAGCTCGGCTTACATATTTCCCCGGTCATGCAAGCAACATTTTTTGATATGTTCCTGTTTGCCGTGGGTTATGCTGTCGGACCGGAATTTATCCGCGCACTGAAAAGTGATGGATTACCTCAGGTGATCTTTACCGTGATCATCTGCTTATCCGGACTGGGTACCGCGCTGATCTTAGGTAAAATTTTCCACTATGACACTGCACTGACTGCCGGATTGCTCTCCGGTGGGTATACCAACTCGACTGTCCTTGGCGTGGCTTCCAGCGTCATGTCGCAAAATGCCGCTGCTGCTGCTGCCCTGCTCCCGGTAGCCTACGCAGTCACCTACCCGTTCGGTACTGCAGGTTCTGCATGGTTTCTGGCCACCCTTGGCCCTAAACTGATGGGAATTAACCTGCCCGAAGCCTGCAAGGATTATGAAAAAACCCATAGCCATCATCAGGAAATTAAATACTCCGCTTACAACGCCCACGTTGCCCGTGCTCTGACCATAGAAAATCCGGACTTTGATCAAAAAACAGTGGCACAGGCAGAGGAAATGCTGGGTCACAAAGTGTTTATCCGCCGTATTCGTTATCAGCCACAGTCTCCGGTCATTCAGTGTGAAGCAGAGACAGTGCTGACCTGCGGTGCAGAAATCATCGCCTCAGGCAGTCTGCAGGATATCGTTGCCAGTCAGTCACTGATCGGCCCGGAAAGTGCTGACATTAATCTGCTGAATTTTGCCACTGAGAAACTGGACATTGTGCTGAGTAAACAGGCGGCACGTGGTAAAACCCTCGGCGATTTGCTGTACAACGAGTTCAGCCGTCCCGGCCACGGTATTTTTCTGCTGTCAGTGACCAGAGCGGATGAAATTCTGCCACCGGATATCGATTTAGCACTAAAAGCTGGCGATGTACTTACAGTGAAAGGCGCAGGCAAAGATGTGGCGGAACTGGCGGCCAAAACCGGTTATGCCGACCGTAACACTAACAGTTCTGATTTAATGTTTATGTGCGCCGGTATTGCAATTGGTTGTCTGATTGGCGCTATTACCATCCATGTCGGCGGTATTCCGTTAAGCCTCGGAACCAATGTCGGTGCGATTGTCGCAGGGGTGATTTGCGGATACATCCGGTCTGTAAAACGTACCTTTGGTAAAATCGCTAATCCCGCTATCTGGTTACTGAACAATCTGGGTCTGAATGGTTTTATTGCTATTGTCGGTATTAATGCCGCTTCCGGCTTTATCGGCGGGCTGAAACATTACGGATTACCCTTATTTATCTGTGGGATCATTGTTACACTGGTACCGCTAATACTGGGGCTGATACTGGGACGCTATGTGTTCCGTTTTCATCCGGGAATTTTGTTTGGCGTCTGTGCCGGTGCCCGTTCTACCACCGCTGCACTGGGAGCCATACAGGATGCAGCTAAAAGCAGCGTACCGGCGATTGGTTACACTGTCGGCTATGCCGTTTCGCGTCTGGTGATGGCGGTGTTGACCATCGTCCTGCTCAATATTTATTGA